Proteins from a genomic interval of Qipengyuania sp. JC766:
- a CDS encoding DNA-formamidopyrimidine glycosylase family protein: MPELPESDAMRLVIERECLHRTIETVELGDDTEYIDLPGANARQRLVGRQFTETGRHGKFIFAGSKTGPWMAVHLGMTGSLIAFDHPDDPPDYTKFLIRFEGDRRLAFRCPRKLGRVEIFDDPDAFVAEGGYGPDALSIDRATFREVVGSTNGAIKSALMSQKKVAGIGNLWSDEIDYRMGLDPERTASALSDDCLDRMYDAMGDVLCAIMETEATYSKLPEDWLVRNRKAGKTCPECGGTIAKKTVGGRTAYWCPDHQT; this comes from the coding sequence TTGCCCGAACTGCCCGAATCAGACGCCATGCGTCTCGTCATCGAACGCGAATGCCTCCATCGCACGATCGAAACGGTCGAACTCGGCGACGATACCGAATATATCGATCTGCCCGGCGCCAATGCGCGCCAGCGCCTCGTAGGCCGGCAATTCACCGAGACGGGGCGGCACGGGAAGTTCATTTTCGCAGGGTCTAAGACCGGACCGTGGATGGCGGTGCATCTCGGCATGACCGGGAGCCTCATCGCTTTCGACCATCCCGACGATCCGCCCGACTATACCAAGTTCCTGATCCGGTTCGAAGGCGACCGGCGGCTGGCCTTCCGGTGTCCGCGCAAGCTGGGCCGCGTCGAAATCTTCGACGATCCGGACGCATTCGTCGCCGAGGGCGGTTACGGCCCTGATGCCCTTTCGATCGACCGCGCGACCTTTCGCGAAGTCGTCGGCAGCACGAACGGCGCGATCAAGTCGGCCCTGATGAGCCAGAAGAAAGTCGCGGGGATCGGCAACCTTTGGTCGGACGAAATCGACTATCGCATGGGCCTCGACCCGGAACGCACGGCAAGCGCCCTGTCGGACGACTGTCTAGACCGGATGTACGATGCGATGGGCGACGTACTGTGCGCGATCATGGAGACCGAGGCGACCTATTCGAAACTCCCGGAGGACTGGCTGGTGCGCAATCGCAAGGCGGGCAAGACCTGTCCGGAATGCGGCGGGACGATTGCGAAGAAGACGGTCGGCGGTCGGACTGCCTACTGGTGCCCGGACCACCAGACCTGA
- a CDS encoding nitronate monooxygenase family protein, with protein sequence MKTAITEMFGIRHPIIQGGMHYVGFAEMAAAVSNAGGLGIITGLTQGTPEKLADEIARCKDMTDKPFGVNLTFLPSLTPPDYPGLVKVIIDAGIPVVETAGRNPQEVLPALKDAGIKVIHKCTSVRHALKAQSIGCDAVSVDGFECGGHPGEDDVPNFILLPRAADELEIPFVSSGGMADGRSLVASLAMGAAGINMGTRFIATKEAPVHENVKKAIVAASELDTRLVMRPLRNTERVMTNKAVERLLEKERELGEDLTIQDILPEVAGVYPRIMMEGDMDAGAWSCGMVAGLIDDIPSCQDLIDRIMREAEVILARMNGMAEAA encoded by the coding sequence ATGAAGACCGCCATCACCGAAATGTTCGGCATCCGCCACCCGATCATCCAGGGAGGGATGCACTATGTCGGCTTCGCGGAAATGGCGGCTGCGGTATCGAACGCCGGCGGGCTAGGGATCATCACCGGGCTAACGCAAGGCACGCCGGAGAAGCTGGCGGACGAAATCGCGCGCTGCAAGGACATGACGGACAAGCCGTTCGGCGTGAACCTGACCTTCCTCCCCAGCCTGACGCCGCCGGACTATCCTGGACTGGTGAAGGTCATCATCGATGCCGGGATCCCGGTGGTGGAGACGGCCGGGCGCAATCCGCAGGAAGTCCTGCCAGCGCTGAAGGACGCGGGGATCAAGGTCATCCACAAATGCACCAGCGTGCGCCACGCGCTGAAAGCGCAGAGCATCGGATGCGATGCCGTCAGCGTGGACGGCTTCGAATGCGGCGGCCATCCCGGGGAAGACGATGTTCCCAATTTCATCCTGCTGCCGCGCGCCGCGGACGAGCTCGAGATACCGTTCGTGTCCAGCGGCGGAATGGCGGACGGGCGCAGCCTCGTTGCCAGCCTCGCCATGGGGGCCGCCGGCATAAACATGGGCACCCGCTTCATCGCGACGAAGGAAGCGCCGGTTCACGAAAACGTGAAAAAGGCCATCGTCGCGGCGAGCGAGCTGGACACGCGGCTGGTGATGCGGCCGCTGCGTAATACGGAGCGCGTGATGACCAACAAAGCGGTTGAACGCCTGCTGGAAAAGGAGCGCGAACTGGGTGAGGACCTGACCATTCAGGATATCCTGCCCGAAGTCGCAGGCGTCTATCCGCGCATCATGATGGAAGGCGACATGGACGCAGGCGCGTGGAGTTGCGGCATGGTTGCCGGGCTGATCGACGACATCCCGTCCTGCCAGGACCTCATCGACAGGATTATGAGAGAGGCCGAGGTCATACTCGCGCGGATGAATGGTATGGCAGAGGCTGCCTGA
- the nth gene encoding endonuclease III, whose amino-acid sequence MLDEKQVETVFERLREAMPGRTRNAKGPKGQPDAFRSCISCMLSAQSLDRNTAKAADALFALATTPEGILELDDTTIAAAIKPCGLYNNKTRSIRRFCETLLAEHGGTVPDTREGLLSLPGIGRKCADIVMSFTFGKDVIAVDTHVHRVCNRIGLTHAKTADRTAQQLEDRAPGWALADGHFWLIQFGKRVCKARAPQCETCPVSDMCEWYAAHQDETQEA is encoded by the coding sequence ATGCTGGATGAGAAACAGGTCGAGACCGTGTTCGAGCGGCTGCGCGAGGCGATGCCCGGCCGCACGCGCAATGCCAAGGGTCCCAAGGGCCAGCCCGATGCCTTTCGAAGCTGCATCTCCTGCATGCTGAGCGCACAGTCGCTGGACCGTAACACCGCGAAGGCCGCGGACGCCCTGTTCGCGCTGGCGACGACGCCCGAAGGGATACTGGAACTCGACGATACGACGATCGCGGCGGCTATCAAGCCGTGCGGGCTTTACAACAACAAGACGCGGTCCATTCGCCGCTTCTGCGAAACCTTGCTGGCCGAACATGGCGGGACGGTGCCCGATACGCGCGAGGGATTGCTTTCGCTGCCCGGGATCGGTCGCAAATGTGCGGACATCGTGATGAGCTTCACCTTCGGTAAGGACGTCATCGCGGTGGACACGCATGTGCACCGTGTCTGCAACCGCATCGGACTGACGCACGCGAAAACCGCCGACCGGACCGCGCAGCAACTGGAAGATCGCGCACCCGGCTGGGCGCTGGCGGATGGCCATTTCTGGCTGATCCAGTTCGGCAAGCGCGTCTGCAAGGCCCGCGCACCGCAGTGCGAGACTTGTCCCGTCAGCGATATGTGCGAGTGGTATGCGGCACATCAGGACGAGACACAGGAGGCATAG
- the gloA gene encoding lactoylglutathione lyase — protein MAANPHGYTFNHTMLRVKDPAKSLEFYCDVLGMTLLRKSDVEAGEFSLYFLGFTDDEDEVPKDEKAAAEYVFSRQGVLELTHNWGTEDEDGPVYHDGNAEPQGFGHIALDLPDLEEAVAHFDRLGVEFQKRPEDGKMRHIAFIKDPDGYWIEILSAKAMAGG, from the coding sequence ATGGCGGCAAATCCGCACGGATACACGTTCAATCACACCATGCTGCGGGTGAAGGACCCCGCGAAGAGCCTCGAGTTCTATTGCGACGTCCTCGGGATGACACTGCTGCGCAAGAGCGATGTCGAAGCGGGCGAGTTCTCGCTCTACTTCCTCGGTTTCACCGATGACGAGGACGAGGTGCCGAAGGACGAGAAGGCCGCGGCGGAATACGTTTTCTCCCGCCAGGGTGTCCTCGAACTCACGCACAACTGGGGTACGGAGGACGAGGACGGTCCCGTCTATCACGACGGGAATGCCGAGCCGCAGGGCTTCGGCCATATCGCGCTCGACTTGCCCGATCTTGAAGAAGCCGTGGCGCATTTCGACCGGCTCGGCGTCGAATTCCAGAAGCGTCCGGAAGACGGGAAGATGCGGCATATCGCCTTCATCAAGGACCCGGACGGCTACTGGATCGAGATCCTGAGCGCGAAGGCGATGGCGGGCGGCTAG
- a CDS encoding endonuclease III, giving the protein MELPLGPDPRTERLRRLQPLLVQRFGRIERAAAEWREPEWVLVQGVIGARTKSEVSNAATDRLVSRFGSWEAVAAASLDELQAELATQTYPNVAAERLKAALQAIFVERGAVDLAHLEDLDTHAAMRWLEDLPGIGRKIAAGVVNASTLNRKAMVLDSHHLRILRRMGIVPPRADTKRAYTALEPVLPAEWTAAEYDEHHLLMKKVGQTYCRPAAPECAGCPAQSLCDTGRRMAD; this is encoded by the coding sequence ATGGAACTACCCCTCGGTCCGGACCCGCGAACGGAGCGCCTACGCCGCCTCCAGCCACTCCTGGTCCAACGTTTCGGGAGGATCGAGCGCGCGGCGGCGGAGTGGCGGGAGCCGGAATGGGTCCTGGTGCAGGGGGTGATCGGGGCGCGGACGAAGTCGGAAGTGTCCAACGCCGCCACCGACAGATTGGTGTCCCGTTTTGGAAGCTGGGAGGCGGTGGCCGCCGCATCGCTGGACGAACTGCAGGCGGAACTCGCCACGCAGACCTACCCCAACGTCGCAGCGGAGCGACTGAAAGCGGCATTGCAGGCAATCTTCGTCGAGCGAGGGGCGGTCGATCTTGCGCACCTCGAGGATCTCGACACCCATGCGGCCATGCGCTGGCTCGAAGACCTGCCCGGAATCGGGCGAAAGATCGCCGCCGGTGTCGTCAACGCCTCCACGCTCAATCGGAAGGCGATGGTGCTGGACAGTCATCACCTCCGGATATTGCGCCGCATGGGTATCGTCCCGCCGCGCGCCGACACGAAGCGTGCGTACACCGCGCTCGAACCCGTCCTGCCGGCCGAATGGACGGCCGCGGAGTATGACGAACATCACCTGCTGATGAAGAAGGTCGGGCAGACATATTGCCGGCCGGCCGCGCCCGAATGCGCGGGGTGTCCCGCGCAGTCCCTGTGCGATACCGGCCGCCGGATGGCGGACTAG
- the guaA gene encoding glutamine-hydrolyzing GMP synthase translates to MQSEHLPDSILIVDFGSQVTQLIARRIREAGVYSEIAPFSAVEEAFERMQPKGIILSGSPASVPDEGSPRAPQILFDSGLPILGICYGQQVMTAQLGGEVKPGHETGEGGEFGRAFLTVTEPCVLFEGLWQVGERHQVWMSHGDKVTQFAEGFRIVATSDGAPFALIADDERRYYGTQFHPEVFHTPDGAKLLANFARHVCGLSGDWTMAEYRATKIAEIREQVGDAKVICGLSGGVDSSVAAVLIHEAIGEQLTCVFVDHGLLRLGEREQVETTFRDHYNIPLVVVDAEERFMAGLAGETDPEKKRKFIGKTFIDVFEEEANRIGGADFLAQGTLYPDVIESVSFTGGPSVTIKSHHNVGGLPERMNMKLVEPLRELFKDEVRDLGRELGLPDMFVGRHPFPGPGLAIRIPGEVTKERCDILRKADAIYLDEIRKAGLYDAIWQAFAVLLPVKTVGVMGDGRTYDSVCALRAVTSTDGMTADVYPFPSEFLTQCATRIVNEVKGINRVVYDYTSKPPGTIEWE, encoded by the coding sequence ACTTCGGCAGCCAGGTTACCCAGCTTATCGCCCGCCGCATTCGCGAGGCCGGCGTCTATTCGGAAATTGCTCCGTTCAGTGCGGTCGAAGAGGCTTTCGAGCGGATGCAGCCCAAGGGGATCATCCTGTCGGGCTCTCCCGCCAGCGTGCCGGACGAGGGCAGCCCGCGGGCGCCGCAGATCCTGTTCGATTCGGGGCTTCCGATCCTGGGCATCTGCTATGGCCAGCAGGTGATGACGGCGCAGCTGGGCGGGGAAGTGAAACCCGGGCACGAAACCGGGGAAGGCGGGGAATTCGGCCGCGCTTTCCTGACCGTGACCGAGCCCTGCGTCCTGTTCGAAGGCCTGTGGCAGGTCGGCGAACGGCACCAAGTCTGGATGAGCCACGGCGACAAGGTGACGCAGTTCGCCGAAGGTTTCCGGATCGTCGCCACCAGCGATGGCGCGCCCTTTGCTCTCATTGCCGATGACGAGCGTCGCTATTACGGCACGCAGTTCCATCCGGAAGTGTTCCACACGCCGGACGGCGCCAAGCTGCTGGCGAACTTCGCGCGCCATGTCTGCGGGCTTTCGGGCGACTGGACCATGGCGGAATACCGCGCCACGAAGATCGCCGAGATCCGCGAGCAGGTGGGTGATGCCAAGGTCATCTGCGGTCTTAGCGGCGGGGTCGATTCCTCGGTCGCCGCGGTGCTGATCCACGAGGCGATCGGCGAGCAGTTGACCTGCGTTTTCGTCGATCACGGCCTTCTGCGGCTGGGCGAGCGGGAGCAGGTCGAGACGACGTTCCGCGACCATTACAACATCCCGCTGGTCGTGGTGGACGCAGAGGAGCGCTTCATGGCCGGCCTCGCGGGCGAGACCGACCCGGAGAAGAAGCGCAAGTTCATCGGCAAGACCTTCATCGACGTGTTCGAGGAAGAAGCGAACAGGATCGGCGGGGCGGACTTCCTCGCGCAGGGAACGCTTTATCCCGACGTGATCGAAAGCGTGTCCTTCACCGGCGGGCCGAGCGTCACGATCAAGAGCCACCACAATGTGGGCGGGCTGCCGGAACGGATGAACATGAAGCTGGTCGAGCCCTTGCGCGAACTGTTCAAGGACGAGGTGCGCGACCTTGGCCGCGAACTCGGCCTGCCCGACATGTTCGTCGGTCGCCACCCGTTCCCCGGCCCCGGCCTCGCGATCCGTATTCCCGGCGAAGTGACGAAAGAGCGGTGCGATATCCTGCGCAAGGCGGATGCGATCTACCTCGACGAAATCCGCAAGGCCGGCCTCTACGACGCGATCTGGCAGGCCTTCGCGGTCCTGCTACCGGTCAAGACCGTGGGCGTGATGGGCGATGGCCGCACCTATGACAGCGTGTGCGCACTGCGCGCCGTGACCAGCACCGACGGCATGACCGCAGACGTCTATCCCTTCCCCTCCGAATTCCTGACACAATGCGCCACCCGCATCGTCAACGAGGTCAAGGGTATCAACCGGGTCGTGTACGACTACACATCGAAGCCGCCGGGCACGATCGAATGGGAGTGA